The following coding sequences lie in one bacterium genomic window:
- a CDS encoding insulinase family protein: protein MSDDVFPAAGLQPCSLAADLYTGRLPGGLRVAIRRDARTPVAVCNIWVGVGSNREPEALRGWSHGIEHMLFKGTQRRGESDFALEVASAGGSTNAGTGYETTNYHITVPAAQLPVAIDILADALQHSVFDPESLEAERKVLVHENHMYDDIPFGFGVTWRWGLELAFDSSPYRHPIGGQDENLLTCPRERVMAYWRSAYHPTNMVAVVVGDVDPQAVFAQLGAAFPVRTDAPDAGDGNAILADPPLEPRRTAPRLRVETGDLKRAYAKLIFTAPGEASGLDPVLAVAQRALNDGRTCRLYRRLQEELKLVDDYAVMTETGPREGVVLVDLETSVDRLAAAVRECARLLGELGRAPGDGGCTPEELARAARRTARGHLFGLETVQGQASTIGHHAIGNDLAGAFAFPARVAAVTPADVSAYAREVFRLGNLACVIYVPRDTDLAAAGLPADVDGLVALLAGVLPDAAAPTAGLSAPTAGATTLRPRPATAAAVPCFTTDELVDGSRLYCRVDRAVPVVALAVAVSGGAAGETAADAGLAALAHQALIRGAAGLSAEAFNQLIEDDGASLSPIVDRDFGGLFLTALADRLEPALARLADAIIDPAFLEPELEQEKRLAREQLAAVADNPLQSAMLKLREMIYGDHPYGRALPGSPASLSAINVEQVRARHRAAWCAGRLQVVASGDIDPDRLQFLFSEIVGRLPAAGAAAPRPGPVRKLHGIESERMTRAQNQSVVLLGWPGPFADSDDRVPLMLLRQVLNGQSGRLFERLRNRRSLCYNAGVVGTSGFGQGVLVGYVLTAPETADQARDALRQEMISLAESPVPAEEWERARSELAGGLVIGSQANASRVSRAQRDIMYGRGTEELSALVAQVRACSATELRDAAARYLHAAVGVEVTIGPA from the coding sequence ATGAGCGACGATGTCTTCCCCGCCGCCGGCCTTCAGCCCTGTTCCCTGGCCGCCGACCTCTACACCGGGCGCCTGCCCGGCGGGCTGCGCGTCGCCATTCGCCGTGATGCGCGCACCCCTGTCGCCGTCTGCAACATCTGGGTCGGCGTGGGATCCAATCGGGAGCCCGAGGCGCTGCGCGGCTGGTCGCACGGCATCGAGCACATGCTGTTCAAGGGTACGCAGCGGCGCGGCGAGAGCGACTTCGCGCTCGAGGTGGCGTCCGCCGGCGGCTCGACGAATGCGGGCACAGGCTACGAGACCACCAACTACCACATCACGGTACCGGCAGCGCAGCTGCCCGTCGCGATCGACATCCTGGCCGACGCCCTGCAGCACTCGGTCTTCGATCCGGAATCACTCGAGGCCGAGCGCAAGGTGCTCGTGCACGAGAATCACATGTACGACGACATCCCCTTCGGGTTCGGCGTCACCTGGCGCTGGGGCCTGGAGCTCGCCTTCGACAGCAGTCCCTACCGCCATCCGATCGGGGGCCAGGATGAAAACCTGCTGACGTGCCCCCGCGAGCGCGTCATGGCCTATTGGCGCTCCGCCTACCACCCGACGAACATGGTCGCCGTGGTGGTCGGCGACGTGGATCCGCAGGCGGTCTTCGCCCAACTCGGCGCCGCATTCCCGGTCCGGACGGATGCGCCGGACGCAGGCGACGGGAATGCGATCCTTGCCGACCCGCCGCTGGAACCGCGTCGCACGGCGCCGCGACTGCGCGTCGAGACCGGTGACCTCAAGCGGGCCTATGCCAAGCTCATCTTCACGGCGCCGGGCGAAGCGTCGGGACTCGACCCCGTCCTGGCGGTGGCGCAGCGCGCGCTGAACGACGGCCGCACGTGCCGCCTGTACCGTCGCCTCCAGGAAGAGCTCAAGCTCGTCGACGATTACGCCGTCATGACCGAAACCGGCCCGCGCGAAGGTGTGGTCCTGGTGGATCTCGAGACCTCGGTGGACCGCCTTGCGGCGGCGGTGCGCGAGTGCGCGCGCCTTCTGGGTGAGCTGGGACGGGCGCCGGGCGACGGCGGTTGCACGCCCGAGGAACTGGCGAGGGCGGCGCGGCGTACGGCGCGCGGGCACCTGTTCGGGCTCGAGACGGTGCAGGGCCAGGCCTCGACGATCGGACACCACGCCATCGGCAACGACCTCGCCGGGGCGTTCGCGTTCCCCGCGCGCGTCGCCGCCGTGACGCCGGCCGACGTGTCGGCGTATGCGCGTGAAGTGTTCCGGCTGGGCAACCTGGCCTGCGTCATCTACGTGCCCCGCGACACCGACCTGGCCGCGGCCGGCCTGCCGGCGGACGTCGACGGTCTCGTGGCGCTCCTGGCGGGAGTCCTGCCCGATGCCGCGGCGCCCACGGCCGGGCTTTCCGCGCCGACGGCCGGCGCGACCACGCTGCGTCCCCGCCCGGCAACGGCGGCTGCCGTTCCGTGCTTCACGACAGACGAACTTGTCGACGGAAGCCGCCTGTATTGCCGCGTCGACCGGGCCGTGCCCGTGGTGGCGCTGGCGGTGGCCGTTTCCGGCGGTGCGGCCGGCGAGACCGCTGCCGATGCCGGACTGGCCGCACTGGCGCACCAGGCCCTGATCCGCGGTGCGGCCGGCCTGTCTGCCGAGGCGTTCAACCAGCTCATCGAGGACGACGGAGCCTCGCTGTCGCCGATCGTCGACCGGGACTTCGGCGGGCTCTTCCTGACTGCGCTGGCGGATCGCCTGGAGCCGGCGCTGGCGCGACTGGCGGATGCGATCATCGATCCCGCCTTCCTGGAACCGGAGCTGGAGCAGGAAAAGCGCCTGGCGCGCGAGCAACTGGCTGCGGTGGCCGACAACCCGCTGCAGTCGGCGATGCTGAAGCTGCGCGAGATGATCTACGGCGACCACCCCTACGGTCGTGCGCTGCCCGGATCGCCAGCCAGCCTGTCCGCGATCAATGTCGAGCAGGTGCGCGCGCGGCACCGCGCGGCCTGGTGTGCAGGTCGTCTGCAGGTTGTCGCCTCCGGGGACATCGACCCGGATCGACTGCAGTTCCTGTTCAGCGAGATCGTCGGGCGACTTCCGGCGGCCGGTGCTGCGGCACCGAGACCGGGTCCCGTCCGGAAGCTGCACGGCATCGAGAGCGAGCGCATGACGCGGGCGCAGAACCAGTCCGTGGTCCTGCTCGGTTGGCCCGGGCCCTTTGCCGACAGCGACGACCGCGTGCCCCTGATGCTGCTGCGGCAGGTGCTGAACGGCCAGAGCGGACGTTTGTTCGAACGCCTGCGCAACCGCCGTTCGCTGTGCTACAACGCGGGCGTCGTCGGCACTTCGGGTTTCGGCCAGGGCGTGCTCGTGGGCTACGTGCTGACGGCGCCGGAAACGGCGGACCAGGCGCGTGACGCGCTGCGGCAGGAGATGATCTCCCTGGCCGAATCGCCGGTGCCCGCCGAGGAATGGGAGCGTGCCCGCAGCGAGCTGGCAGGTGGCCTGGTGATCGGCAGCCAGGCCAATGCCTCGCGCGTCTCGCGGGCTCAGCGCGACATCATGTACGGCCGCGGGACCGAGGAACTGTCCGCTCTCGTCGCCCAGGTCCGCGCGTGCTCGGCAACCGAACTGCGCGACGCCGCCGCGCGCTACCTGCACGCGGCCGTCGGTGTGGAGGTCACCATCGGACCGGCCTGA
- a CDS encoding endonuclease/exonuclease/phosphatase family protein yields MSDNILRVMTFNLLTATKKRRSHPWRLRKRNIARIFERMQPDVVGTQEANYKQLLELAELLPDYAFVGEGNLGPERADDEESWYCAIFYRKDRVRPAGGDQAADVLWLSPTPEVPASQYHLGTRPRLVTWHTFELVDSGRKFVFGTTHLEAVNRWHRQRSARQLRDYVNRKVEEMGPLVPVFLTGDFNAGAGSREIRAMVAQHDQDEPLYDAWAEAGREQAPTAARSATFRGLGLRDRVGHRLLGPRRIDYVFFRPRLTIRAVNRVDYEDMEHREYALPSDHYPVLAEFALAG; encoded by the coding sequence TTGTCGGACAACATCCTGCGTGTGATGACGTTCAACCTGTTGACGGCCACCAAGAAGCGTCGCAGCCATCCCTGGCGCCTGCGCAAGCGGAACATCGCGCGGATCTTCGAGCGCATGCAGCCCGATGTCGTGGGCACCCAGGAGGCAAATTACAAGCAACTGCTGGAACTGGCCGAGCTGCTGCCGGACTACGCCTTCGTGGGCGAAGGCAATCTGGGGCCCGAGCGTGCCGACGACGAGGAAAGCTGGTACTGCGCCATCTTCTACCGCAAGGACCGCGTCCGGCCGGCCGGGGGCGACCAGGCGGCCGATGTCCTGTGGCTGTCGCCGACGCCGGAAGTGCCCGCGTCGCAGTACCATCTCGGGACGCGACCGCGCCTTGTCACCTGGCACACCTTTGAGCTCGTCGACAGTGGCCGCAAGTTCGTGTTCGGCACCACGCACCTCGAGGCGGTCAATCGCTGGCATCGCCAGCGGAGCGCCCGGCAATTGCGCGACTACGTCAATCGCAAGGTGGAGGAAATGGGGCCGCTGGTGCCCGTGTTCCTGACCGGCGACTTCAATGCAGGCGCCGGTTCGCGCGAGATCCGCGCCATGGTCGCCCAGCACGACCAGGACGAGCCGCTGTATGATGCCTGGGCCGAGGCGGGCCGTGAGCAGGCGCCCACGGCAGCGCGCAGCGCCACGTTCCGCGGACTCGGCCTGCGCGACCGCGTCGGGCACCGCCTGTTGGGACCGAGGCGCATCGATTACGTGTTTTTCCGGCCGCGCCTGACCATTCGCGCCGTGAACCGCGTCGACTACGAGGACATGGAACACCGCGAGTACGCGCTGCCTTCGGATCATTACCCCGTGCTGGCCGAATTCGCCCTGGCCGGCTGA
- a CDS encoding ferredoxin--NADP reductase, with the protein MSDQLNAIVTQRIEVAPGLIILRVSPDGWDLPGFEAGQFAVLGLPQSAPRALMSDAEESTDAPDRLIRRAYSIASSSLEKSYLEFYVTLVHSGRLTPRLFALQAGDRVHLGRKFSGTFTLDQVPEGSDLVLVATGTGLAPYMSMLRSEITCHLEARTTVVLGARHTWDLGYRGELTAMQRFCPTFHYIPVVSRPEEELTRWHGHTGYVQDVWERGLIGQVWGRQPDPARCHVLLCGGPRMIESMLAVLTASGFREHTKDAPGQIHVEKYW; encoded by the coding sequence ATGTCCGACCAGCTGAATGCCATCGTCACGCAACGCATCGAAGTCGCGCCCGGCCTCATCATCCTCAGGGTCAGCCCGGACGGCTGGGACCTGCCGGGGTTCGAGGCCGGCCAGTTCGCGGTGCTCGGGCTGCCCCAGTCGGCGCCGCGCGCCTTGATGTCCGACGCCGAGGAGTCGACCGACGCCCCGGACCGCCTGATCCGCCGTGCCTATTCGATCGCTTCGTCCTCCCTCGAGAAGAGCTACCTCGAGTTCTACGTCACGCTCGTGCATTCGGGCCGGCTCACACCCCGGCTGTTCGCCCTGCAGGCCGGCGACCGAGTGCACCTCGGCAGGAAGTTCAGCGGCACCTTCACGCTCGACCAGGTCCCCGAAGGAAGCGATCTCGTGCTGGTGGCCACGGGCACGGGCCTGGCGCCGTACATGAGCATGCTGCGCAGCGAGATCACCTGCCACCTCGAGGCGCGCACGACCGTCGTGCTCGGTGCCAGGCACACCTGGGATCTCGGCTACCGCGGCGAGCTGACGGCGATGCAGCGCTTCTGCCCGACCTTCCACTACATACCCGTCGTCAGTCGCCCCGAAGAGGAACTGACGCGCTGGCACGGCCACACCGGCTACGTCCAGGACGTGTGGGAGCGGGGGCTCATCGGCCAGGTCTGGGGACGGCAACCGGATCCCGCGCGGTGCCATGTGCTGCTGTGCGGCGGGCCACGCATGATCGAGAGCATGCTGGCCGTCCTTACCGCCTCGGGCTTCCGCGAACATACGAAGGATGCGCCGGGACAGATCCACGTCGAGAAATACTGGTAG
- a CDS encoding DUF3473 domain-containing protein, with protein sequence MRNTEAPTIITIDVEEWFHGHNYLDHVPPATWADQELRVESGTAQCLDLLDRHGVKATFFVLGWTAERFPDLVREIVRRGHEVGCHSYGHPEVFHLTMAEFRADCERALAALARAGVDRPEGYRAPSFSLTPPVHHYLPVLRELGFRYDCSLFPVRHPRYGQPASPRTPFTLGPGADDLLVIPMPTWRCLGVNVPFSGGGYLRLLPWPAFRFLRARARAQGVPTIIYLHPWEMDAFRPAAKLSPLMRLRSQGRQDSMPVKLERILREGTFLTLADHARRLREGGRLPVRTLGTAVADA encoded by the coding sequence ATGAGAAACACGGAAGCCCCGACCATCATCACCATCGACGTCGAGGAGTGGTTCCACGGGCACAACTACCTGGACCACGTGCCGCCGGCGACATGGGCCGACCAGGAACTGCGCGTGGAGTCGGGCACGGCGCAGTGCCTCGACCTGCTCGACCGCCACGGCGTGAAGGCAACGTTCTTCGTGCTCGGCTGGACGGCGGAGCGCTTTCCCGACCTCGTGCGCGAGATCGTGCGACGGGGACACGAGGTGGGCTGTCACAGCTACGGGCATCCCGAGGTCTTCCACCTGACGATGGCCGAGTTCCGCGCCGACTGCGAACGTGCGCTGGCGGCGCTGGCGCGCGCCGGAGTGGACAGGCCCGAGGGCTACCGCGCACCCAGCTTCAGCCTGACGCCACCGGTGCACCATTACCTGCCCGTGCTGCGCGAACTGGGATTCCGCTACGACTGTTCGTTGTTCCCGGTGCGCCATCCGCGCTATGGCCAGCCCGCCTCGCCGCGCACCCCGTTCACGCTGGGACCGGGTGCCGATGACCTCCTGGTCATCCCGATGCCGACCTGGCGCTGCCTGGGCGTCAACGTGCCGTTTTCCGGGGGCGGGTACCTGCGGCTGCTGCCCTGGCCGGCCTTCCGCTTCCTGCGGGCCCGGGCGCGCGCGCAGGGCGTGCCGACAATCATCTACCTGCATCCCTGGGAGATGGACGCATTCCGGCCTGCCGCGAAGCTCTCGCCGCTGATGCGCCTGCGCAGCCAGGGACGCCAGGATTCGATGCCGGTCAAGCTCGAGCGTATCCTCCGCGAAGGCACCTTCCTGACCCTGGCCGATCACGCGCGCCGGTTGCGCGAAGGCGGCCGCCTGCCCGTCAGGACGTTGGGCACGGCGGTCGCGGACGCCTGA
- a CDS encoding ATP-binding protein — protein sequence MKIAFIGTHGVGKTTLCFELAAALKRLDLSVDLVKEVARACPLPINRDTTDAAQNWILHSQVAREIELAGAYDMIVCDRSVVDNYAYMVQAAGRRPELEPFIRHWLTTYGLLVKVPVVAPPTFDGTRDTSVEFQLAIDRTLDTLLAEFAVPVFGLPPDARDTWVGHVLARLDLPPSPPQLGLFG from the coding sequence ATGAAGATCGCTTTCATCGGCACCCACGGCGTGGGCAAGACCACGCTTTGTTTCGAACTGGCGGCCGCCCTCAAGCGGCTGGACCTGAGCGTCGACCTTGTCAAGGAGGTGGCGCGCGCGTGTCCGCTGCCCATCAACCGCGATACCACCGACGCCGCCCAGAACTGGATCCTGCATTCGCAGGTGGCGCGCGAGATCGAACTTGCCGGTGCCTATGACATGATCGTCTGCGACCGCTCGGTCGTGGACAACTACGCCTATATGGTGCAAGCAGCGGGCCGGAGACCGGAGCTGGAACCGTTCATCCGCCACTGGTTGACCACCTACGGACTCCTCGTCAAGGTGCCGGTGGTCGCGCCGCCCACGTTCGACGGCACGCGCGACACCTCGGTCGAGTTCCAGCTGGCCATCGATCGTACCCTCGATACGCTCCTGGCCGAGTTTGCGGTGCCGGTCTTCGGGCTGCCTCCCGACGCCCGGGACACCTGGGTCGGGCACGTGCTGGCCAGGCTCGACCTGCCGCCCTCGCCACCCCAGCTGGGGCTTTTTGGTTGA
- a CDS encoding flavin reductase family protein has product MDASGAHRDEILRLIPGPVAVVGAATAGVLGGLTASWVTRVSQEPPLLLVAIGRERYTWQLLRGATHFTISLLGEGQVAEARLFGLRSRRDVDKWALVEHDLLGPGVPALRLCAARFLCAVEGRLSTGDHDCLVGRVDEAWRGAAPSALPLRGADYAPGP; this is encoded by the coding sequence ATGGATGCCTCGGGCGCGCATCGCGACGAGATCCTCCGGTTGATCCCCGGCCCGGTGGCCGTGGTCGGCGCCGCCACCGCCGGCGTTCTCGGCGGCCTGACGGCTTCCTGGGTGACGCGGGTCTCGCAGGAACCGCCGCTGCTGCTGGTGGCGATCGGTCGCGAGCGCTACACCTGGCAGCTGTTGCGCGGCGCCACGCACTTCACGATCTCGCTGCTCGGTGAAGGCCAGGTCGCCGAGGCCCGGCTGTTCGGCCTGCGTTCGCGCCGTGACGTGGACAAGTGGGCCCTTGTCGAGCACGACCTGCTGGGGCCTGGCGTCCCGGCCCTGCGACTCTGCGCGGCGCGCTTCCTCTGCGCCGTCGAGGGACGCCTTTCCACCGGCGACCACGACTGCCTGGTGGGGCGCGTCGACGAGGCCTGGCGCGGGGCTGCACCATCGGCATTGCCCCTGCGCGGGGCCGACTATGCGCCTGGTCCCTGA
- a CDS encoding class I SAM-dependent methyltransferase produces MSEQDRSAYYGHPRREMEPFVPQAAGALLDIGCGAGAFAATLRTARAGRQLEIWGVELSAEAAARARATIDHVLVGDAHACLRELPDARFDCVVMNDVLEHLVEPSLLLHEARRVLRPDGVLVASLPNVRYFFNVWDLVVRGRWDYTDEGILDRTHLRFFTRSSLVRLFTEAGFDMVRMQGINPTGSLKFKVANLVTLGRWADMRWLQFACVARPRRLG; encoded by the coding sequence ATGTCGGAACAGGACCGGTCGGCCTACTACGGGCACCCGCGACGCGAGATGGAGCCCTTCGTTCCCCAGGCGGCCGGCGCCCTGCTGGACATCGGTTGCGGGGCCGGGGCGTTCGCGGCCACCTTGCGCACTGCCCGCGCCGGCAGGCAGCTGGAGATCTGGGGAGTGGAATTGTCGGCGGAAGCGGCCGCACGGGCGCGGGCGACGATCGACCACGTGCTGGTGGGCGATGCGCACGCCTGCCTGCGGGAACTGCCCGACGCGCGGTTCGACTGCGTGGTCATGAACGACGTACTCGAGCACCTGGTCGAGCCGTCGCTGCTGCTCCACGAAGCCCGGCGCGTGCTGCGCCCCGACGGGGTCCTGGTCGCATCGCTGCCGAACGTCCGCTATTTCTTCAACGTCTGGGACCTGGTTGTCCGCGGCCGTTGGGACTACACCGACGAGGGCATCCTCGACCGCACGCACCTGCGGTTCTTCACACGCAGCAGCCTGGTACGGCTGTTCACCGAGGCGGGATTCGATATGGTGCGCATGCAGGGCATCAACCCGACCGGCTCCCTTAAATTCAAGGTCGCCAACCTGGTGACGTTGGGTCGCTGGGCCGACATGCGCTGGCTCCAGTTCGCCTGCGTGGCCCGTCCGCGGAGGCTGGGATGA
- a CDS encoding nitroreductase family protein, with protein sequence MDTLDAVAARRSIHKFDPAHVMPEEDITRLLEAAILSPTSFNIQNWRFVAVTDATVKAEIRRAGWNQPQFSECSLLLLICGDRDAYRQDPARYCASAPPPARERIVKSILAVYGSSEGLRRDENLRSGGIAAQTIMLVAKAMGYDTCPMIGFDPVEVARIIGLPADHDIVVAVAVGKALEPARARGGQLPLSDVVRRDRF encoded by the coding sequence ATGGACACACTAGATGCCGTTGCCGCCCGGCGGTCGATCCACAAGTTCGACCCCGCGCACGTGATGCCGGAGGAGGATATCACGCGCCTGCTCGAGGCGGCGATCCTGTCGCCCACCTCCTTCAATATCCAGAACTGGCGATTCGTCGCCGTGACCGACGCGACGGTGAAGGCCGAGATCCGCCGCGCGGGCTGGAACCAGCCCCAGTTCTCCGAGTGCTCGCTGCTGCTCCTCATCTGCGGTGACCGCGACGCGTACCGGCAGGACCCGGCGCGCTATTGCGCTTCGGCGCCACCGCCGGCGCGCGAGCGGATCGTGAAGTCGATCCTTGCCGTCTATGGCTCGAGCGAGGGACTGCGGCGTGACGAGAACCTCCGTTCGGGCGGCATCGCCGCGCAGACGATCATGCTCGTGGCCAAGGCGATGGGCTACGACACCTGCCCGATGATCGGCTTCGATCCCGTCGAGGTGGCGCGTATCATCGGGCTGCCGGCCGACCACGACATCGTGGTGGCGGTGGCGGTGGGGAAGGCACTGGAACCCGCGCGGGCCCGCGGCGGGCAATTGCCCCTGTCCGACGTGGTGCGCAGGGATCGCTTCTAG
- a CDS encoding cupin domain-containing protein: protein MDTARSRHARDFLPEAIRSLPLVELPVSGATGYCLQDDQKQVVFFAFDEGVSFPDHSHCEQRGLVIAGEMTIEIEGQTNLYQAGDQYVVPDGVTHRASFSQPTVLIDMSDAPNRYSVYR, encoded by the coding sequence ATGGATACCGCCCGTTCGCGGCATGCCAGAGATTTTCTTCCCGAAGCCATCCGATCGCTGCCCCTGGTCGAGTTGCCGGTATCCGGCGCCACGGGCTATTGCCTGCAGGATGACCAGAAGCAGGTCGTGTTCTTCGCCTTCGATGAAGGCGTCAGTTTCCCGGACCACTCGCACTGCGAACAGCGTGGCCTGGTGATCGCCGGCGAGATGACCATCGAGATCGAGGGCCAGACCAATCTCTACCAGGCCGGTGACCAGTACGTGGTGCCCGACGGGGTGACGCATCGCGCCAGCTTCAGCCAGCCGACCGTGCTGATCGACATGTCCGACGCACCGAATCGCTACAGCGTCTACCGCTGA